One Chitinispirillales bacterium DNA segment encodes these proteins:
- a CDS encoding radical SAM protein → MKKPLLLHYYITDKCNAKCEFCSIWETGGNQNAKLEDVSQNLAAARKIGAKFVDFTGGEPLLNPNLSEFLEIAKKLKFITSVTTNTLLFEKYAEKLSGKIDLLHFSIDGTKEIHDKIRGVKSFDRVVDSISAALKNKLYPDLLFTYTDKNIDCVKEIYEIAKKNKLILILDPVFSTNGENLISDDTHKKAQKFAKLGGVYLNAAHLILRKKGGNNVKNPVCKAIDGVIVILPDNTLALPCYHKFRVKLNIDKNLPEILKSKDIAEFKKLQGRLKICENCHINCYMDPSYQYCKNSLFFASIFSKLKYCVWKYLIYKRKPPF, encoded by the coding sequence ATGAAAAAACCGCTTCTACTGCATTACTATATAACGGACAAATGCAACGCAAAATGTGAATTTTGCAGTATTTGGGAAACGGGCGGGAATCAAAACGCAAAGCTTGAAGACGTTTCGCAAAATTTGGCGGCGGCGCGAAAAATTGGTGCAAAATTTGTAGATTTCACAGGCGGCGAACCGTTGTTAAACCCCAATCTGTCCGAATTTCTTGAAATCGCAAAAAAATTAAAATTTATCACGAGCGTTACGACAAACACGCTTCTGTTTGAGAAATATGCGGAAAAATTAAGCGGGAAAATCGACTTATTGCATTTCAGTATCGACGGAACAAAAGAAATTCACGACAAAATTCGCGGAGTAAAATCGTTCGACCGCGTCGTCGATTCAATTTCCGCCGCACTTAAAAACAAACTTTACCCGGATTTATTATTCACATACACCGATAAAAATATCGACTGTGTTAAAGAAATTTACGAAATAGCGAAAAAGAACAAACTTATTTTGATATTAGATCCGGTTTTTTCAACAAACGGCGAAAATTTAATATCCGACGACACGCACAAAAAAGCGCAGAAATTCGCGAAATTAGGAGGTGTTTATTTGAACGCCGCGCATTTGATTTTACGCAAAAAAGGCGGGAATAACGTTAAAAACCCTGTATGCAAAGCGATTGACGGCGTTATCGTTATTTTGCCGGACAATACGCTTGCTCTCCCCTGCTATCACAAGTTTAGAGTAAAATTAAACATCGACAAAAATTTGCCGGAAATACTTAAATCAAAAGACATCGCAGAATTTAAAAAATTACAGGGAAGATTGAAAATTTGCGAAAACTGTCATATAAACTGCTATATGGACCCGTCGTATCAGTACTGTAAAAATTCACTTTTTTTCGCTTCGATTTTCTCTAAATTAAAATATTGCGTCTGGAAATATTTGATTTACAAAAGAAAACCGCCTTTTTAA
- a CDS encoding aspartate 1-decarboxylase — protein MRWFLRSKIHKATVTEANLEYVGSITIDKNLIDAVGIAPYEKVQVVSNTSGARLETYVIAGEAGSGVICMNGAAAHLIKKGEEIIIMGYELLDEPTAPKIILAGKNNSIQRYL, from the coding sequence TTGCGTTGGTTTTTGCGTTCTAAAATTCACAAAGCAACGGTCACGGAAGCGAATTTGGAGTATGTCGGCAGCATAACCATAGATAAAAATCTTATAGATGCCGTTGGCATAGCGCCGTATGAAAAAGTTCAAGTCGTCAGTAATACTTCTGGGGCGCGGCTTGAAACTTATGTTATAGCCGGCGAGGCGGGGAGTGGAGTCATTTGTATGAACGGCGCAGCCGCCCACCTTATAAAAAAAGGAGAAGAAATAATCATTATGGGTTATGAACTCCTTGATGAACCGACAGCTCCAAAAATCATTCTTGCCGGAAAAAATAATTCCATCCAAAGATATTTGTAA
- a CDS encoding chemotaxis protein CheW: protein MAELRNVGVGGLGVNDNTMQDKYLTFLLGEESYAIPIQYILEIVGIQKITIVPDMVSYIKGVINLRGQVIPVVDVRLRFGMTGKDYDERTCIMITKIGEISVGLIVDTVEEVRDITPELIGASPRIATAQSGDFIQGIARIGDEVVIVLDVSKLLYANDLSAAASAGV, encoded by the coding sequence ATGGCTGAATTGAGAAATGTAGGCGTTGGCGGTTTAGGTGTTAATGATAACACCATGCAGGATAAGTATTTAACTTTTTTGTTGGGCGAAGAGAGTTATGCGATTCCGATTCAGTATATATTGGAAATAGTCGGCATACAAAAAATTACCATTGTGCCCGACATGGTAAGTTACATAAAAGGAGTTATAAATCTTCGCGGTCAAGTTATTCCCGTTGTTGACGTTCGTCTGCGTTTCGGCATGACCGGAAAAGATTATGACGAAAGAACTTGTATAATGATAACAAAAATCGGTGAAATATCGGTCGGACTCATAGTTGATACGGTTGAAGAAGTTCGTGATATTACGCCGGAGTTGATCGGAGCGTCTCCGAGAATAGCTACCGCACAAAGCGGAGATTTCATACAAGGTATTGCAAGAATCGGCGACGAAGTCGTTATCGTTCTTGATGTGAGTAAACTTTTATACGCTAACGATTTGTCGGCAGCCGCTTCCGCCGGAGTATAA